CTGCTGCGTGGTGTAAACCTGTTATGTGATACCTATATCCGGAACCAAAAGGTGGCATTGGATTAACATCTTTATCCATGTCATATGGCAGATACTCTTCCGGTTTACAGTCAGGCATAAGTCTATCAACAACTTCCAATTCACCCGGTTCAGGGATAACTAATTGCTCCATCATTTGCCCTATGATTGAATCTGTAAGCACAAAAACAGGACATCTATATTTTTCTGCGAGATTAAATGCCCTAACCGTTTCATCAAATTGCTCTTGAACAGATGCAGGAGTTACTGCTATAACTGGGTGGTCTCCATGAGTACCCCATTTTGCCTGCATAATGTCTGACTGACTTGGGCCGGTTGGCATACCTGTAGAAGGTCCACCTCTCATTACATCAACAATTACACATGGAATCTCACAAAGCATCGCATAACCAATATTTTCCTGCTTTAGTGAAAATCCCGGACCACTTGTAGCAGTCAAAGCTTTTGCACCTGCAATTGATGCACCTATTACTGAAGCCATTGCAGCAATCTCATCTTCCATCTGTATAAACCTTCCACCAACTTGAGGTAACCTTTCAGCCATTCTTTCTGCTACTTCTGTTGAAGGTGTAATCGGGTATCCGCCAAAAAACTTGCAACCAGCATACAGTGCCCCTTCTGCGATTGCATAGTTACCCATCATAAATTCTACTTTTTTAGCCACGTGTATCCCCCTTAATTTACTCTTTCTCTTTCTTATAAACTACAATTGCAAAATCAGGACATCTCAGTTCACACTGCATACAAGCAATACACTTTTCCAAGTCCTTTACGGCAACTTTAAAGTCAACCATTTCAATTGCATTTGTAGGGCAAAGCTCAACACATATCTCACAACCTTTGCACCATTTTTTATTAATCTCTATTCTTTCTGCTTTAGCCATCTACTACTCCTTAATTATTTAAGAATTTTAGCAACTGTTTCACCAATATCTGCCGGACTCACAACGACATGAACACCTGCCGCTGTCAAAGCATCCATTTTTTCTTTGGCAGTCCCTTTACCACCGGAAATGATAGCACCTGCATGCCCCATTCTTTTACCTTTAGGAGCAGTCTGTCCGGCTATAAATGCTACTACCGGTTTTTTTATATTTTTCTTAATAAATTCAGCTGCTTCTATCTCCAAAGTACCACCTATTTCACCAATCATAACTATTGCTTTGGTTTCAGGGTCTTCTTCAAACATAGGAAGCAAATCTTTATAACTTAATCCGATAATTGGGTCCCCACCAATTCCAACGGCTGTAGTCACACCAAAACCTGCTTTAACTACCTGGTTACTTGCTTCATAAGTCAAAGTACCTGATTTGGAAATTAGTCCAACAGGTCCTTTCTTAAAGATAAATCCGGGCATAATTCCGATTTTGCACTCTTCAGACGTAATAATTCCCGGACAGTTAGGTCCAATCATCTTCATACCTTTTTTGACTGCATAGGCCTTAGCATACATCATATCTTTTACAGGTGTGCCCTCAGTAATTGTAACAGCAAGCTCGATACCGGCATCAGCAGCTTCCATAACAGCATCAGCAACAAATGCAGGTGGAACAAATATCAAACTAACTGTTGCACCGGTAGCCTCAACAGCTTCTTCAACGGTATTGAAGACAGGTTTACCAAGATGAGTCTGCCCACCCTTACCAGGAGTAACACCGCCAACTATCTTAGTGCCATACTCCATACATTGCTCGGCATGAAAAGTACCTTCCCTTCCGGTAAAGCCTTGAACTATTACTTTTGTGTCTTTATTAACAAGAATGCTCATTATTTACCCCCTTTAGCTGCGCTAACAACTTTTTTAGCGCCATCTTTAAGATCATTGGCTGATATAATATTTTCAATTCCTGAATTGTTAAGTATTTCAGAGGCTTCTTCTGCATTTGTACCATCAAGTCTTACTACCACAGGCACATCAACTTTTGTAAGTTTGGTTGCTTCAAGAATACCGTTTGCTACTCTATCGCATCTTACTATACCACCAAAAATATTCACAAAAATTGCCTTCACGTTTGGATCTCTTAAAATTATCTCAAAACCCTTAGCAACAGTTTCAGCACTTGCTCCGCCGCCAACATCCAAAAAGTTTGCAGGCTGACCACCTTCATGCTTTATAATATCCATAGTTGCCATTGCAAGCCCTGCACCATTAACCATACAGCCTACATTGCCATCAAGCTTAATATAACTTAAGCCGTACTTTCCGGCCTCTATCTCTGTAGGCTCTTCTTCAGTTAAATCTCTCATAGCAAGAATTTCAGGTTGTCTGTACAGTGCGTTGTCATCAAATCCCATTTTAGCGTCAAGAGCTACAAACTTCTTATCTTTTGTGCGGATTAATGGGTTTATTTCGATAAGATTTGCATCGTAATCCATATATACGTGATAAAGTGCCTGAGCAAAACTTATAAATTTATTTACCTGATCTTTAGAAAGACCAAGACCAAATGCAAGTTTTCTACCGTGAAATCCCTGAAAACCGATTGCAGGATCTATTTCAACCTTGATGATCTTTTCCGGGGTTTTAGCTGCAACCTCTTCTATCTCCATTCCACCTTCAGTGGAAGCCATCATAACCGGCTTTTCAGAAGCTCTATCTAACACCATCCCAAGATAAAACTCTTTTTCAATCTCAGCACCCTCTTCAATATAGATTCTGTGCACTGTTTTACCTTCAGGACCTGTTTGATGTGTAACCAGTGTTTTACCTAAAAGCTCCTTTGCAAACATCCCAACCTCTTCTGTGGATCTTGCAAGTTTGACACCGCCGGCTTTCCCCCTGCCTCCGGCATGAATCTGAGCTTTTACTACCCAAACATCTAAATCTCCACCTAATTGTTGAGCAGCCTTAACAGCATTTTCAGGTTTGAATGCGACAAAACCCTTTGGAGTTGGGACTCCATACTTACGGAAAATCTCTTTTGCCTGATGCTCATGAATGTTCATAACTCACCTTCCTAATTATTATGTTTATTCTGTCCATATTTTAGCAAAATTCACTACTAATACCATTCTAGCCCCATTTCAAGCATTATTTTAAGGTGAGCTACTTTTAAAACGGGGTATTAAAATACCCCGTAAATCATATGTTAATTTTTAAAGAAATCCTAATCTCTTCATATCATCAATAAGCTTTTTAACAGCATTAACTGAGTTGTCAAACATTGCCTGCTCCTCATCATTAAGGTCAAGTTCAACAACCTTTTCTACACCGTTACCACCCAAAATTACAGGTACTCCAACATAAAAATCCTTAACTCCATACTCTCCATCAAGATATGCACACACTGGTAATACCCTCTTCTGATCTCTCAATATAGCCTCAGCCATCTGAATTGCTGAAGAAGCAGGAGAATAAAATGCTGAACCTGTCTTAAGAAGTGCAACTACTTCACCGCCGGCCTTTTTAGTCCTTTCAACCATTGCGTCCATTACTTCCTTAGCTTTAGCCTTATCACCATATTTCTTTTCCAAAAGCTCAACTACCGGGCAGCCATTAACATTGGCATATCTTACCAATGGAACCATAGTATCTCCATGACCACCAAGAACCATTGCATTTACATCCTTAACAGAAACTCCAAGCTCCCATGCTATAAAGGTAGCAAATCTTGAAGAGTCAAGAACACCTGCTTGACCCATAACTCTATTTGCCGGGAATCCAGTTACCTCTTTCATCAATGTAACCATCGCATCAAGAGGGTTTGAAATAACTATTACGTAAGAATCTGGTGCATACTGCTTGATATTTTCAGCAACTGTTTTAATAATCTTTGCATTTGTTGTTAAAAGATCATCTCTACTCATGCCAGGCTTTCTTGGTAAACCTGCAGTTACAATTACAATATCAGATCCTTCAATGTCCTTATAATCGTTTGTACCGTTAACTTTAACATCAAAGCCATCTACTCTTGAAGCTTCAGCAATATCAAGAGTTTTACCTTGAGGCATATCCTCAACTATGTCATACATAACCACATCGCCTAGCTCTCTCAAAGCAGAAAGCTGAGCCAAAACACCACCAATTTGTCCACCACCTATTAAAGCAATTTTTGGTCTTTTAAAAGCCATATTTTGCCCCCTTTATATTTTTTCTTGCTAATGCAAGCATTACACACTCAAACAGCTCGGGGCACTAGCCCCGAAAATTTATATAGCATCAATTATTGCATTATAAGTCGCACTTGGCCTCATCGCAGCTTCAGCCTTAGCTGGGTCAGGCCTATAGTATCCGCCAATATCTACAGGCTTACCCTGACATTTAATGAGGTCAGCATCTATCTTTTCAGCATTTTCAGCCAGCTCTTTGGCAACTTTTGTAAACTTAGCTTTCAATTCAGCGTCCTCATTTTGAGCTGCGAGAGCTTGTGCCCAGTAAAGAGTGAGATAAAAACTGCTGCCTCTATTATCTATCTCTCCTGCTTTTCTTGAAGGAAGCTTTTGATTTTCAAGATATGTACCAATTGCTTCATCCAATGTTTTTGCCAATACTTCAGCTTTTTTATTTTTATAATTTCTCGCTACAAGTTCCAAAGAAGGAACAAGTGCGCAATATTCGCCCAATGAATCCCACCTTAAATGCCCTTCTTTCAAGAATTGCTGAACATGCTTAGGTGCTGAACCACCTGCTCCTGTTTCAAAAAGTCCGCCACCTGCAAGAAGTGGAACAATAGAAAGCATCCTTGCTGAAGTACCAAGCTCCAATATTGGGAAAAGATCAGTTAAATAATCCCTTAAAACATTACCCGTAGCAGAAATTGTGTTAAGCCCTTTTCTTATCCTTTCAAGAGAGAATCTCATCGCCTCAACAGGGGCCATTATATGCCACTCAACCCCTTCAGTATCAAACTCAGGCGCATACTTTTTAATTTTTTTAATAATTTCAGCATCATGCCCTCTTTTTTCATCAAGCCAAAAAACTACAGGCTCCCCTGATTCTTTCGCTCTTCTAAATGCAAGGCCAATCCAATCTTTAATTGGTATATCTTT
The window above is part of the Deferrivibrio essentukiensis genome. Proteins encoded here:
- a CDS encoding 2-oxoacid:acceptor oxidoreductase subunit alpha, whose translation is MAKKVEFMMGNYAIAEGALYAGCKFFGGYPITPSTEVAERMAERLPQVGGRFIQMEDEIAAMASVIGASIAGAKALTATSGPGFSLKQENIGYAMLCEIPCVIVDVMRGGPSTGMPTGPSQSDIMQAKWGTHGDHPVIAVTPASVQEQFDETVRAFNLAEKYRCPVFVLTDSIIGQMMEQLVIPEPGELEVVDRLMPDCKPEEYLPYDMDKDVNPMPPFGSGYRYHITGLHHAADGFPTNDPELHTKNTVRLIEKLNKNYDDIVKVEEFMTDDAEVLVFAIGVTARSAKHAVVEARNQGIKAGLVRPLTIWPFPEKHLDKLLSKNNVKGIVVPEMNLGQMTFEVQRVAKGRCGVEGLYSLMLDPILPGEILEKIRRFV
- a CDS encoding 4Fe-4S dicluster domain-containing protein, giving the protein MAKAERIEINKKWCKGCEICVELCPTNAIEMVDFKVAVKDLEKCIACMQCELRCPDFAIVVYKKEKE
- the sucD gene encoding succinate--CoA ligase subunit alpha, with translation MSILVNKDTKVIVQGFTGREGTFHAEQCMEYGTKIVGGVTPGKGGQTHLGKPVFNTVEEAVEATGATVSLIFVPPAFVADAVMEAADAGIELAVTITEGTPVKDMMYAKAYAVKKGMKMIGPNCPGIITSEECKIGIMPGFIFKKGPVGLISKSGTLTYEASNQVVKAGFGVTTAVGIGGDPIIGLSYKDLLPMFEEDPETKAIVMIGEIGGTLEIEAAEFIKKNIKKPVVAFIAGQTAPKGKRMGHAGAIISGGKGTAKEKMDALTAAGVHVVVSPADIGETVAKILK
- the sucC gene encoding ADP-forming succinate--CoA ligase subunit beta: MNIHEHQAKEIFRKYGVPTPKGFVAFKPENAVKAAQQLGGDLDVWVVKAQIHAGGRGKAGGVKLARSTEEVGMFAKELLGKTLVTHQTGPEGKTVHRIYIEEGAEIEKEFYLGMVLDRASEKPVMMASTEGGMEIEEVAAKTPEKIIKVEIDPAIGFQGFHGRKLAFGLGLSKDQVNKFISFAQALYHVYMDYDANLIEINPLIRTKDKKFVALDAKMGFDDNALYRQPEILAMRDLTEEEPTEIEAGKYGLSYIKLDGNVGCMVNGAGLAMATMDIIKHEGGQPANFLDVGGGASAETVAKGFEIILRDPNVKAIFVNIFGGIVRCDRVANGILEATKLTKVDVPVVVRLDGTNAEEASEILNNSGIENIISANDLKDGAKKVVSAAKGGK
- the mdh gene encoding malate dehydrogenase, coding for MAFKRPKIALIGGGQIGGVLAQLSALRELGDVVMYDIVEDMPQGKTLDIAEASRVDGFDVKVNGTNDYKDIEGSDIVIVTAGLPRKPGMSRDDLLTTNAKIIKTVAENIKQYAPDSYVIVISNPLDAMVTLMKEVTGFPANRVMGQAGVLDSSRFATFIAWELGVSVKDVNAMVLGGHGDTMVPLVRYANVNGCPVVELLEKKYGDKAKAKEVMDAMVERTKKAGGEVVALLKTGSAFYSPASSAIQMAEAILRDQKRVLPVCAYLDGEYGVKDFYVGVPVILGGNGVEKVVELDLNDEEQAMFDNSVNAVKKLIDDMKRLGFL